The genome window ATACAGTTTCAGTAAGGGGTCATGAAGGCTCCGATTTATTCCCTCACATACCATTAAAATTCTTATTAAGTTTACTGCAGCTGCCATAAGAAATGGGCAGAAGTGTCAAGCTCAAGAGAATGTTAAGAGTTCTGCATGCAAAGTAACACACCTATCAATATGAGTCTTGTAGTCTGAAATAGCTGCTCATCATCCCACTCTGGATGCTCCTGTTTCAAGATGTCACAGACTCTATTGTGTTCTCTCAGCCATATCGTTGCATACATCATTAGGCCTGGGACCAAGCCAAACACCTCCTGCCCAACAGAaaactgcaggtgctcaggaacGTGAGGAGGGTAGATCATCTCTGCTTGAGTGTCCTTTACTGTTGGTGGATACATTTCTCCATCAATCATCTGCCAGGGAGGGggcacaggagaaaaaacaagagaatTATAAGCTAAGATGCTTATGAGTTACACCACATTGACTCCATTAATGCTAACTTTAGGCAAGCTATGCTGTGAACAGAGCACTAATTTTAAGAAACATGTCATCCAATAAAAAGGTGGCAGTTGAGATAAGATGTACCTGGTACTTTAGTTTTCCATCCTTGTGAAGTCTCAATTTAAGTTGCCTCTCCAGAGTCTCTCCATAAATGTGGTTCAAGTCAACCTGTAAAATAAGAGCATTAAGAACGTGAAGACAAGTCacattttttgctattttaGGACAGGTCCTATTTCTAATAGATGATCTGGCAACCACAGATGTTTACCTTACAGTATTGTTACCTTATAAGTATCACACACTGATATTTAAGATGAAGCCAAATTATTTCCTGGCAACTGCAGCAATCTCTGCATTAAGTTTTTAAATCAGACTGGCAATTTAAGAGGACTCTGTTTAGAGTGTCAATGGCATTTTATTAAGCAGACAGCACTTTATATATACAAAGATGTCACAGATTTCTGCTTTAGACGTGCAAACTATGTTTATATTGAGAATTTCTTCATCccaaaactgttttttcatAGATAAATATCCTAAAATCCAAATttgcttttcaagttcttttaaAACTGTCTAATTAgcagcacaaaataaaatactgtataaAGCATCTCTGCAACTGATAAAAAAGCAGGTTCTTTGAAGAAGTCAGAGTCCCCACTGTACAGAGATCTTAAGCAGAATTATGTGCTTGGAACTAACAGTTCTGATCTAAGAGATGCGACTGAGTTGCTGGAATTTTGCCTAAAGAGAAGCCACGTAAAGGGTAAAGCCAACAGTTTGTTGCTGTGTTGTACAGTATATTCACTAGTGTTTGCGTATCCTGACTACCTGTAAGATATCATTCTAACTGCTTGGTAGCTCCTATGAGCTTAGTGCTGCATTCAAGTTCCAAAGATATGATCTTACCCCATGGCCAAAAGCTTTAGTGAAGCCAGGTCCTTTCTTATGGTCTGTCTTAAAGAACTGATGAGTGAAGTGCTGGGCAAAGAATGTGAACATCACATTTGTGCCTTGTGGGTCAGGAATAAATTTTCTCCGCAGCAAGAATTTCTCCACAATCAGCTTTGAATCTGGGAGCTCTTTCTTACCTAGAAGAAAAGTTTCCTTATAGCAAGATAATCATGACAATTATGCTTCATACTTATTTTTACTCCTAACAACCAAACAGGTTTCCCTTTTTCAACTTTTTAACAAAGGATAGCAGCTTACTAACAAGGGGAACTATCAACTATCTCCTTTCTGTTGGAGATAGTCATAGCTTTCCCCATACTTATCTTTTTGAATTTATTAGAAGCTTTCTAATTCCTGGTTTTAGAACACAGTTCAGTGAGTACCAGAACGGTTATCTTTTAGGTCATTACACAACATAACTCATTCACTGCCACTCTCAAAGTCAATAGTGTATTAGGACAGTTGTAGGCAAGCAGATCTGTTGGTGTTTTCTAGGacaaaaagataaatgaaattcCTAGAAATGAACACTATGTATCTGTTTTACTCCTTACCTTTAACACCCATCGGTGTTGGACAGTCATGTCCTACTGGTGGAAGGCTTCTTGTGTAATAGGAAAGATTAGAATAAGCTTCCCAGGATTTGTAATTATAGTCACTATTGTATGTTGGTGGGCTGTCAATCAAGTGTGATcttgctggaaaagaaaagatgtatTTGGCATATACCAAAATATAGACTAAGAAGTACAAGAAGTCACAGTGCTATGTTGTTTCCATGTATTTTTGTAGCAGTTGCATTCACAAATTCCACACATATAATCCCATTTGACTCCAGTAACTTGTGGCTCATGAATAATAGGAACTGGTCCCAGTTTACCAGTTAGATCCAGCTACTGAATTTATAACAAGCGGTTCAGGTTGTGTTAGCAAAGTCTGAGAGTCTATTtgagatgaggaagaaaaataatgcatgtCTGAAAGCCTATTTCACACCAAGTGTGAATATGCTTATAGATCCTAAGTTTTCTTTAGAGTGCTTTTACCataacacattttattttgctattttaatcAATAAACTAATCAAATAAAGTATTTGGAGCCCTACATGTAGCTCCTGTCAGTTAGGAGTACTGGAAGAGTGATTGTATACTTACATGTCAACACGTATCTCATAATAGTATCTCGTAAGAAGGAAATGTTGTTGATGATGTTCCAGACTCCTTTGAAGTGGGTGAGAATGTAGTGGACAGTATTTGGTGTAGGTTTCAATGTTAGTTTCAGCCACGTGAAGAATTCCGCTGTGAGCAAAGGTGGAAAGATTGGAAGTTGCCATTCAGAATAACCTGCAATTCTGTAATTGTGTTCTCAGAATCCATTTCCGTACAAAGAGATCAGAAGTACTTACGTGTCGTACAGTTTTCCCCATAATAGCCTGTCCTCGTGCAGTCACATTCATACCGGTCAAAGCCTGTTGTCATGCACACACCTCTGTTCTGACACGGGAGGGAACAGCAAGGATTGGCTGGAACGAAATCAAACGCCGCAGTTAAAAGAGCGCCTTCTCTACCGGATTAGCATCACAGGGCGGGCAGCAGAACGAGTCCAGCTCCCGGCAACATCACTGACACAGGTGGGAAGCGCACTGCTCGCGGGCAGCAACGAGCCAGCTCCGAACGCTGGCTCAGCGAGGGTCCGACAGCCCCGTTGCTACGCTAACTTCGGAGTCACGAAGTACGTAAAACGTGAAGCCCTACGCTCCGGCTGCGAGCATCGCCGCGGGNNNNNNNNNNNNNNNNNNNNNNNNNNNNNNNNNNNNNNNNNNNNNNNNNNNNNNNNNNNNNNNNNNNNNNNNNNNNNNNNNNNNNNNNNNNNNNNNNNNNNNNNNNNNNNNNNNNNNNNNNNNNNNNNNNNNNNNNNNNNNNNNNNNNNNNNNNNNNNNNNNNNNNNNNNNNNNNNNNNNNNNNNNNNNNNNNNNNNNNNNNNNNNNNNNNNNNNNNNNNNNNNNNNNNNNNNNNNNNNNNNNNNNNNNNNNNNNNNNNNNNNNNNNNNNNNNNNNNNNNNNNNNNNNNNNNNNNNNNNAGCGGGGCGGCCGCGGGGTGCCTCTGAGCGCAGTGGGCGCGCGGAGCGGGCAGCCACGGGATCGTGTGCGCCGGGCTCCTTCCGTCGGACGCTGCTGACCCCCCGCTGACCCAGCCTTGGTTGGATCGTGGCTCATTCGCTTTTAGTGAGGTCATCTCGGCAGTTTCATTTAGTGAAGCGCGTTTCCTCACGCGCGGAGCAGAGCCCGTCGCAGAGCGTGGTGCTGCAGACGGATGCTGCGGGGGGAGACGGGTGTTTGGGGCGCACTTGGGTTAACTTTTGCGCGTTTGCCAATCCCGTTATTAGGTGTCTAACCTCAAAACGAGCAATGGTGCGTTTTTCCTCACCTTTGCCTTAAAGtgcccctgctgctgctgagcactaAACAAAATCTTAGCTCATTTCCTCCCGGCAGCACGCAGACGGGATGCTTTTTGTCACAGATTTCTAACCGGCACACGTTACCTCTATTTTTACTCTTCGTTGCGCACGGAGGGTTACGAAACAGCAGAACGTTGCCGAGTTGTGTAAGGGCCGCGCGGTGCTGGGCCCACCGCTGCCTCCCCCGCCTCCTGCGCGCCCCGGGAGCAGAAAGCCATGGTCGGGTCTGTAACGACACGCCTCGAGATCTGAGGTGATTGGTGTTTACATTGCAAATCGTTGCCTTGAAAAGGGATTTAGTCCGATTTaaacaaaatcttatttttggCTCTGAAGAAACACGCTGTGGTTGACTGAATAATTTGTGTGCATCAGTAATAGGTCATCCAAGACGTTTTAGAGAACGGTGCACAAAGGTCTGTCATTGCGTGATTCTTCTGCAATAGCACAAGGCACATCTTCTGATTTTATGCTCACGCACACGAAGATATGTGTAGGTGTCAGTGTCCCTACAAAGCACTGCTAGCCTCGGCCACACATCTGGAGCACAGCGGGGTGTCGGAAGCCTGTCCCTGCATGTTCTGCTGCATGCTGGGCCTGTGTGCAGGTTGTTCAGCCCTCCCTGGTGTGAAACAGGGAGCCTGGCTCCTGCCTTACAAGCTCAACGACCGGTCCTGAAAAACAAGTGgtgttagaatcatagaatcacaaggtaGGAAAGGactgcaagatcatctagtccaaccgttcacccATCACCATTTgtaccacaagcactaaaccatatctcatagctcctcatccagacgcctccaaactgccagggacggcgactccaccacctctctgggcagccattccagtgcctgaccactctctgagagaaaaagttcttcctcatgtctaacctaaacctcctctggtacaacttgtggccgtttccccgggtcctgtttgttgcctgggagaagaggccaaacccctcctcatcacagcctcccttcaggaagttgtagagtatACTGTTCCATGGGACAGGGTATAGAGAGGGACATCCCCTACACTCGGCACCATGGATCGAGGTCTAGCCTAGGTTCCTATTCTGTCTCACAGCGAGGTGATGGATGTTGCTGGGCACTAGGACCTCACTGAAAACATTAGACAAGTGAGGTGTTACTTTTTAATAAGATGTGTGGGAATTGGTAAATGCAGAAAGTATTTCTGAGATGTAGAACCAACAGTGCTAAAGGGAAAACTGAATGAATTGCATAGTAAAGAATTATCTTTGAAATGATTAAACCTTGCTTGGGTACCATGTAGGTATGGGAAACTATTAATAAAAGTTTtgaattacaaaaacaaatgttataCATCTTGAGCAACAGAGCAGAACTCGTCCGCTGAGAGTGAgggggtgctgctgctggcaccatGCTGTACCTGCTTCAGGCAGGGTGTGTGGTGAAAGGTGAGCTCTCTTCAGCCTGCTTCATGTTGGGAAGGGGCGTTTGTGCAGTGAGTGGCCGTGCTGGAGCTGGAGGCATCCAGCACCTGCTCTGGCGGGTTGAAGCAGAATGATGGaaaatcagggagatggggTATGGTTGTTTTTCCAAAGGGTGCTTTTTACCCTCACGTGTTGTTTTGGGATTGCTTGTAATCAAGATCTGATTATTCTTGATATTATTATTCTTGAATGagattttttcttataaataaattatttttgctgtggCAGAATTCAACACCAGGTGTAGCGTCTTTGCATCAACTAACAagttcattatttatttaacataTAAAGTGTccatgaaaaaaatcaccattatttttaaataatcgTTTCAAATATCCTTTGCTCCAGATGAAGCAGTGTGTGGAACAGAGTAGCTTTCTCTACCTGAACATTTTCACTTTGACTGAAATTTCTGAAGATGGTGATTCCTGTATGTTTCCCTTATGTCCCATTTCTGTTCCAGTAGTTCTGTCCAGAGCATCTGCTGGATTCACAGTTCTTTACTGAGGCCAGTTTGCTGGCTCCTGATGGCTGAGTTTCAGGAAAGCACTAGGAGAAAATTCAGCAGTCTGGCAAGCCTCAGTAATGCCCCTGGGGTACACAACGGACATCCCTATCCTTCTGCATTACCCACCACATGCACCCAGATCTCTGAGCAAAAGCAGTCCCACAGATAGGCTTGCTTTTGCCTGAAATCCTGAAAACCTAGGCAAGTTGTGTTGTTCTGATAAGAATGATGATGTTCCTAAGATGTTTGTGGCGTGTTTGTGGTGGTGAGATGGAGGTTTTGCAAAGTGGAAATGTTTGCCCATCATTTATCTTCCTTGCAAGGTGTATACAGTGTTTAAGCATAGCTTTCAAagccacaattttttttttattattttattatatatatttttaacagatgcagtttttcttctcctgattATCTTCATTCGTTCATTTTATCTGTAGCCATGGCTTGGTGGGAAAAATTAGGAAAAGCTTCATTTGTCATTGAAATGTTTATATCCCTGAAGTTAAATTTGCCTCTGCCACTCTGATATGTTTGTTAACGGCACATGGAAATTAAGTTATAGTTCTATATACATAGTGGCATATAAAGTAACATAGATTTTCCCCATATTAGTAGGCAGAACCCCACCTGGCCTGTTTATGACAGCTCTGCTTAAAGAAGCATAAAGTGTCTGAACCACAGAGTATcctaggttggaagggacccatagaCATCACCGAGTCCAACTCCCGGCTCCACACAGGAACTACCCAGAATCTGAACCCCATGTCTGAGAATGATATCTTAATGCCCCCTGATCTCCAGCAGCTgtgggctgtgcccactgccctggacagcctgctccagccATGGTGCAGACTCTTTCCCTAAGCCTCACCAGCCCCTCCCAGATTGCTCTGTGCCGTTCCTCCAGGCCCTGCCcctgtcacagagagcagagctcagagcaacCCTTCTGCTCCCCATCATGAGAAAGCCATAGGCCACCACGGGACCTCCCCTCAGCCTCATCTTCTGTGGGTTGGACAAACCGAGGGACCTCAGCCACGCCTCACATCTCTTCCCCGCCGGACCCTTTATCATCTCTGTAGCCCTCCTTCGGACACATTCAGACAGCTCGATTCCTTTTTGTACCGTGGTGCCCACAACTGCACGCAGCATGCAAAGCTGCACCCATGCAGTATAGGGTGAGGCAGTCACTTCCCTTGGCCAGTTCGCAACGCTGGAGTGCTTGATGCACTgcaggatacagttggccttcctggctgccCGGGCACAATGTTGACTCACGTTCAGTTTGCTGTTGAGCAAGATCCCCCCAGTCCCTTTCAGCGGGGCTGCTGTCCAGCTTCTCCCTTCCCAGTACAGATAGCCAGGAAATGCAGAAGGGTTCACTGAATGTTACTGCCCCCttctgctggatttttttttttctattgtatgGCATGATAAATGATATTCatatgttttgggttttttttgccatttaGATGGCACTTTATTTTCAAGGTGAGCTCTAATAAGTCAGTCATTTACGAAGCAAGCCACATAgtgttctgttttgttactGAACTCCATTAGATGAAATTGTCGTTAGATTCTTAAACAAAAGGCTGACAAAATTATATGTACAAGTTAATTTTAAGTAACTTCACTATAAACAGTGAAATGCATAATTAGAATTTCTGTTCTTGCAAAATTTCAAACTGTAACTATTCAAAGTGGAATTGAAGAAATGCTGGAGGTAGCAGATTATATTGTTCTGCCAAAAAAAGGCTGCCTTTCTTGTAGGATGCCTGGGATGGCACGGCTCCTGTGGGCTGCCACGCTGAGCTGGGTGCTGCGTGTCAGAGGGATGAGGACTGAGAGCTATGGTTTATAacttgctggaaaaaaagagaagtggtAAACATAAGGTGTTTATAATATTGCCACTTAATGATCATAAATCACCTTTCTTACTTGGTTTAAGAATCAAGTATTAAGAATAGCTTCTGaatgcctttttccttttcttcctgttttctacCTGCCCTCTCCTTCCATATGGTCAAGAAGTTAAGCTTTATAAGGAGAAGGTGTGAGTTTATTCTTATTTTGCATCATACAGGGTGAAAATGACCAAAGGTAATCTGCCTCTAAGTTACAGACCTATTAAACTTTTAATTGTAGTGAGTGGAAGGATCTTGTGCATCTAAAAGGATCCCTGGGAGAATTGCTTttgcaggtaaaaaaaaatactccaaaACCTGGTTCTTTTCGTTGAGCATGAGAAGCTGTGATTTAGACCTCTGCCATGTTCACCTGTGTGGTGGGTTTTCTTGTTGCTCCAAGATATGATGGGTAACAGAAAGACTCTTTTTTGTTGGGACTGTTCTGGAGAGGGAGCATCAATCTCCAAAGAATGCCTATGTTTCCAAGCGAGGTGCTGATGCAGTGTGCTGGTCAGCTCCTTTACTGAACTGATTGGATTTTTATAAATGAGTAAGTATACAATGCACGGTGTCAAGTGAAGGCATGTTTCTGCTGATAATTACAAAGATCCATGTCTGAACATGTAACAGTTTTGTGTTCATCATGAGCTCCAAGTCTAACATCTGTCACAGCTGTTACAAATTAAGTGTGGTATTTGTGGCACATTCATGGAAACATGAATCAAATATTTATAGGCGCTTTAGAGAATGGAATGAAacaaagtgcatttttttctatccATTTTTTGCCTTTATGGGTTtctaagaaaatagaaaaacagcCCGATCAATGA of Meleagris gallopavo isolate NT-WF06-2002-E0010 breed Aviagen turkey brand Nicholas breeding stock chromosome 10, Turkey_5.1, whole genome shotgun sequence contains these proteins:
- the PTGS2 gene encoding prostaglandin G/H synthase 2, producing the protein MTTGFDRYECDCTRTGYYGENCTTPEFFTWLKLTLKPTPNTVHYILTHFKGVWNIINNISFLRDTIMRYVLTSRSHLIDSPPTYNSDYNYKSWEAYSNLSYYTRSLPPVGHDCPTPMGVKGKKELPDSKLIVEKFLLRRKFIPDPQGTNVMFTFFAQHFTHQFFKTDHKKGPGFTKAFGHGVDLNHIYGETLERQLKLRLHKDGKLKYQMIDGEMYPPTVKDTQAEMIYPPHVPEHLQFSVGQEVFGLVPGLMMYATIWLREHNRVCDILKQEHPEWDDEQLFQTTRLILIGETIKIVIEDYVQHLSGYHFKLKFDPELLFNQRFQYQNRIAAEFNTLYHWHPLLPDTFQIHDQEYTFQQFLYNNSIMLEHGLSHMVKSFSKQSAGRVAGGKNVPAAVQKVAKASIDQSRQMRYQSLNEYRKRFMLKPFKSFEELTGEKEMAAELEELYGDIDAMELYPGLLVEKPRPGAIFGETMVEIGAPFSLKGLMGNTICSPEYWKPSTFGGKVGFEIINTASLQKLICNNVKGCPFTAFHVLNPEPTEATINVSTSNTAMEDINPTLLLKERSAEL